In Hevea brasiliensis isolate MT/VB/25A 57/8 chromosome 13, ASM3005281v1, whole genome shotgun sequence, a single genomic region encodes these proteins:
- the LOC110642944 gene encoding disease resistance protein RPV1-like isoform X2, with translation MAKAKAQEASSGCNYDVFLSFRGEDTRKKFTDHLYTALIQAGIHTFRDDDELKKGENIEIGIKKAIEESRLSIIVFSNGYASSRWCLDELVMITKRSRTVEHIVVPVFYDVDPTEVSEQSGRFGEIFAAHEQYFMEEMNRVEGWRAALREVADLGGFVLQDRYEAPFIRNIVKDIRSKLSRKVLNVSPYLVGIDFDVARINIWLQDVSTNTRIMIIYGIGGVGKTTIAKTVYNMNYDNFEGRSFLANIKETSEQLNGLLHIQRQLLSDILKDQPINIYNVDEGIIKVKEAICCRRVLIVLDDVDHIDQFNAIIGMQKWLYPGSKIIITTRYASLFNVNYEGCLILKIMELDDDSSMQLFSWHLFGQDHPPEGFVKVSKRVVNYCSGLPLALQVLASSLRGKRVDLWESELRKLEEIPDGKIQKILRISCDSLQDDHDKNIFLDIACFFVGMDKDYVVKILDECGFYTVVGLQNLIDRCLITVNEHKQIMMHQLIRDMGREIVRQESPEDPGKRSRLWNHGDALTALKENTGSEAVKALTFSPPNEVELKLEGLAKMQRLKLLQLCNVKLKGSYEDFPKNLVWLSWRGFSLKSIPISFDLEKLAVLEMPHSYLKCLWERNRNLPNLKILNLSHSHFLVTTPNFRGLPNLERLILQDCINLVEIDESIEVLQRIVLLNLRDCKNLRKLPRKLASLKSLEELVLSGCLELDELPKVLAEMNLKVLVVDGNSINQLNSTSDDASKLNFLSATSWDSTFHSWLSPRKGPKSMKFSFTFLPRTLVTLSLANCNLLDDHIPKDLSMLPSLQHLNLGGNPIHALPESISSLTSLRSLLLDHCERLQYLPELPPTLKELDVNHCRSLERITNLPNLFRRLIFRSYGCENLDEVEGAFKLQPIRNIDMEMITALGMFNLESLESFQVQMVNCLTGTLRTTSVQVLHECGIFSIYIPGSEIPGWYSYQNAGRSISFNVNRVQGHKIIGLNLCVVYAFDQPANPRSDYKICGKPFTHIKNTNNGLSWNYSPTFYEIPGEQAYNLWLSHWKYVDKMEDGDEVFVGVGMPSGIQVIRVGVHLVYEEEKDGSQSQSITSSSWYQDLSNADVSAFRHRTGYILGYNHYGRDVQKLRWDTLLNGFNTNNNPQVSTMVNILTRIHKCLTDML, from the exons ATGGCTAAAGCAAAGGCACAGGAAGCCTCATCTGGATGCAATTATGATGTGTTCTTGAGTTTTAGAGGTGAGGATACTCGTAAGAAATTTACTGATCACCTCTATACAGCTTTGATTCAAGCAGGAATTCACACTTTCAGAGATGATGATGAACTTAAGAAAGGTGAAAACATTGAGATAGGAATCAAGAAAGCTATAGAAGAATCAAGATTATCCATAATTGTGTTCTCCAATGGCTATGCCTCTTCCAGATGGTGCCTAGATGAACTTGTGATGATCACGAAACGTAGCAGAACTGTTGAGCACATTGTGGTGCCAGTCTTCTACGATGTGGATCCAACAGAAGTCTCTGAACAGAGTGGAAGATTTGGTGAAATATTTGCTGCACATGAACAGTATTTCATGGAGGAGATGAATAGGGTGGAGGGATGGAGAGCAGCTCTTAGAGAAGTTGCAGACCTTGGAGGTTTTGTTTTACAGGACAG ATATGAGGCCCCATTTATTCGAAATATTGTGAAAGATATTAGGAGTAAACTGAGTCGCAAGGTGCTGAATGTTTCCCCCTATTTGGTTGGAATAGATTTTGATGTTGCAAGAATTAATATTTGGTTACAAGATGTGTCAACCAATACCAGGATAATGATAATTTATGGAATTGGAGGGGTGGGGAAGACAACCATTGCAAAAACAGTTTATAACATGAACTATGACAATTTTGAAGGAAGAAGCTTTCTTGCAAACATTAAAGAAACTTCTGAACAGCTCAATGGTTTGCTTCACATACAAAGACAACTTCTGTCTGATATCCTAAAAGACCAACCAATCAATATTTACAATGTAGATGAAGGAATCATTAAGGTCAAGGAAGCTATATGTTGCAGGAGAGTTCTTATTGTTCTTGATGATGTCGATCATATCGATCAATTCAATGCCATCATTGGAATGCAGAAATGGTTATACCCAGGAAGTAAAATAATCATAACAACTAGATATGCAAGTTTGTTTAATGTTAATTATGAAGGTTGCTTGATACTTAAAATTATGGAATTGGATGATGATTCATCAATGCAGCTCTTTAGTTGGCATTTATTTGGCCAAGATCATCCTCCTGAAGGTTTTGTCAAGGTCTCTAAAAGGGTAGTAAACTACTGCAGTGGACTACCATTGGCTCTTCAGGTTTTGGCTTCTTCACTTCGAGGAAAAAGGGTAGATCTATGGGAAAGTGAATTAAGAAAGTTGGAAGAAATCCCTGATGGCAAGATTCAAAAAATTCTGAGAATAAGTTGTGATTCGCTTCAAGATGATCATGATAAGAACATATTCCTCGACATAGCTTGCTTTTTCGTGGGAATGGATAAAGATTATGTTGTCAAAATACTAGATGAATGTGGTTTCTACACAGTTGTTGGGCTTCAGAATCTCATTGATAGGTGTCTTATAACAGTCAATGAACACAAGCAGATAATGATGCATCAGCTAATTAGAGACATGGGACGAGAAATTGTTCGCCAGGAATCGCCTGAAGATCCTGGAAAACGCAGCAGATTGTGGAACCATGGGGATGCACTTACTGCCTTGAAAGAAAATACT GGTTCAGAAGCAGTGAAGGCCCTTACTTTCAGCCCACCAAATGAGGTGGAATTGAAGTTAGAAGGATTGGCAAAGATGCAGAGGCTTAAATTACTCCAACTTTGCAATGTAAAACTCAAAGGAAGCTATGAAGATTTCCCTAAAAATTTGGTATGGTTGAGTTGGCGTGGATTTTCTTTGAAATCTATACCAATCAGTTTTGATCTGGAAAAGCTAGCTGTTCTTGAAATGCCGCATAGCTATCTCAAATGTCTCTGGGAAAGGAACAGG AATCTTCCAAACTTGAAGATCCTGAACCTCAGCCATTCGCATTTTCTTGTTACGACCCCCAACTTCAGAGGACTACCTAATCTCGAGAGATTGATACTCCAAGACTGCATAAACTTGGTTGAGATTGATGAATCTATTGAAGTTCTCCAGAGAATAGTTTTATTAAATCTAAGAGATTGCAAGAATCTCAGGAAGCTTCCAAGGAAACTTGCAAGCCTGAAATCACTTGAGGAACTAGTTTTATCCGGTTGCTTAGAACTCGATGAGCTACCCAAAGTGCTAGCAGAAATGAATTTGAAGGTTCTTGTTGTTGATGGTAATTCCATTAATCAACTAAACTCTACCTCAGATGATGCAAGTAAACTCAACTTCTTGTCTGCTACATCTTGGGATTCAACCTTCCATTCTTGGTTATCACCAAGAAAAGGCCCAAAATCAATGAAATTTTCATTCACCTTTTTACCAAGGACTTTGGTAACTCTAAGCCTTGCTAATTGTAATCTGTTAGATGATCATATTCCCAAAGATCTTAGCATGCTACCTTCCTTGCAACATTTGAACCTTGGTGGTAACCCAATTCATGCTCTGCCAGAAAGTATTAGCAGCCTCACTTCGCTTCGATCTCTTCTGTTAGACCACTGCGAAAGATTGCAATATCTTCCAGAGCTTCCCCCAACTCTGAAGGAATTGGATGTGAACCATTGTAGGTCACTGGAACGAATTACAAACTTACCTAACTTGTTCAGAAGATTGATTTTCAGATCTTATGGCTGTGAAAATCTTGATGAAGTTGAAGGTGCATTCAAATTACAACCCATAAGAAACATTGACATGGAGATGATCACTGCTTTGGGCATGTTCAATTTGGAATCCTTGGAAAGCTTTCAGGTGCAAATGGTTAATTGCTTAACAGGAACTCTAAGAACAACTTCAGTCCAG GTCTTGCACGAATGTGGAATATTTAGCATTTATATTCCAGGAAGCGAGATTCCAGGATGGTACAGCTACCAAAATGCAGGGCGTTCAATTTCTTTCAATGTGAATCGTGTTCAAGGGCATAAGATAATTGGGTTGAATTTGTGTGTTGTATATGCATTTGATCAACCTGCAAATCCTCGTTCAGATTATAAGATATGTGGTAAACCTTTCACACATATCAAGAACACAAATAACGGTTTATCCTGGAATTACAGCCCAACATTCTACGAGATTCCAGGAGAGCAAGCATATAATCTATGGTTGAGCCATTGGAAGTATGTGGATAAAATGGAAGATGGCGATGAAGTGTTTGTGGGAGTAGGTATGCCTTCGGGTATTCAAGTTATAAGGGTTGGAGTCCATCTTGTCTATGAGGAGGAAAAAGATGGTAGCCAAAGCCAATCAATTACTTCCTCTTCTTGGTATCAAGATCTCAGCAATGCAGATGTCTCAGCATTCCGGCACCGGACTGGGTATATTCTCGGCTATAATCACTATGGCCGTGATGTACAGAAACTTCGTTGGGATACATtacttaatggttttaataccAATAACAATCCCCAGGTAAGTACCATGGTCAATATTCTTACTAGGATACACAAGTGTCTGACTGATATGTTGTGA
- the LOC110642944 gene encoding disease resistance protein RPV1-like isoform X1 produces MAKAKAQEASSGCNYDVFLSFRGEDTRKKFTDHLYTALIQAGIHTFRDDDELKKGENIEIGIKKAIEESRLSIIVFSNGYASSRWCLDELVMITKRSRTVEHIVVPVFYDVDPTEVSEQSGRFGEIFAAHEQYFMEEMNRVEGWRAALREVADLGGFVLQDRYEAPFIRNIVKDIRSKLSRKVLNVSPYLVGIDFDVARINIWLQDVSTNTRIMIIYGIGGVGKTTIAKTVYNMNYDNFEGRSFLANIKETSEQLNGLLHIQRQLLSDILKDQPINIYNVDEGIIKVKEAICCRRVLIVLDDVDHIDQFNAIIGMQKWLYPGSKIIITTRYASLFNVNYEGCLILKIMELDDDSSMQLFSWHLFGQDHPPEGFVKVSKRVVNYCSGLPLALQVLASSLRGKRVDLWESELRKLEEIPDGKIQKILRISCDSLQDDHDKNIFLDIACFFVGMDKDYVVKILDECGFYTVVGLQNLIDRCLITVNEHKQIMMHQLIRDMGREIVRQESPEDPGKRSRLWNHGDALTALKENTQGSEAVKALTFSPPNEVELKLEGLAKMQRLKLLQLCNVKLKGSYEDFPKNLVWLSWRGFSLKSIPISFDLEKLAVLEMPHSYLKCLWERNRNLPNLKILNLSHSHFLVTTPNFRGLPNLERLILQDCINLVEIDESIEVLQRIVLLNLRDCKNLRKLPRKLASLKSLEELVLSGCLELDELPKVLAEMNLKVLVVDGNSINQLNSTSDDASKLNFLSATSWDSTFHSWLSPRKGPKSMKFSFTFLPRTLVTLSLANCNLLDDHIPKDLSMLPSLQHLNLGGNPIHALPESISSLTSLRSLLLDHCERLQYLPELPPTLKELDVNHCRSLERITNLPNLFRRLIFRSYGCENLDEVEGAFKLQPIRNIDMEMITALGMFNLESLESFQVQMVNCLTGTLRTTSVQVLHECGIFSIYIPGSEIPGWYSYQNAGRSISFNVNRVQGHKIIGLNLCVVYAFDQPANPRSDYKICGKPFTHIKNTNNGLSWNYSPTFYEIPGEQAYNLWLSHWKYVDKMEDGDEVFVGVGMPSGIQVIRVGVHLVYEEEKDGSQSQSITSSSWYQDLSNADVSAFRHRTGYILGYNHYGRDVQKLRWDTLLNGFNTNNNPQVSTMVNILTRIHKCLTDML; encoded by the exons ATGGCTAAAGCAAAGGCACAGGAAGCCTCATCTGGATGCAATTATGATGTGTTCTTGAGTTTTAGAGGTGAGGATACTCGTAAGAAATTTACTGATCACCTCTATACAGCTTTGATTCAAGCAGGAATTCACACTTTCAGAGATGATGATGAACTTAAGAAAGGTGAAAACATTGAGATAGGAATCAAGAAAGCTATAGAAGAATCAAGATTATCCATAATTGTGTTCTCCAATGGCTATGCCTCTTCCAGATGGTGCCTAGATGAACTTGTGATGATCACGAAACGTAGCAGAACTGTTGAGCACATTGTGGTGCCAGTCTTCTACGATGTGGATCCAACAGAAGTCTCTGAACAGAGTGGAAGATTTGGTGAAATATTTGCTGCACATGAACAGTATTTCATGGAGGAGATGAATAGGGTGGAGGGATGGAGAGCAGCTCTTAGAGAAGTTGCAGACCTTGGAGGTTTTGTTTTACAGGACAG ATATGAGGCCCCATTTATTCGAAATATTGTGAAAGATATTAGGAGTAAACTGAGTCGCAAGGTGCTGAATGTTTCCCCCTATTTGGTTGGAATAGATTTTGATGTTGCAAGAATTAATATTTGGTTACAAGATGTGTCAACCAATACCAGGATAATGATAATTTATGGAATTGGAGGGGTGGGGAAGACAACCATTGCAAAAACAGTTTATAACATGAACTATGACAATTTTGAAGGAAGAAGCTTTCTTGCAAACATTAAAGAAACTTCTGAACAGCTCAATGGTTTGCTTCACATACAAAGACAACTTCTGTCTGATATCCTAAAAGACCAACCAATCAATATTTACAATGTAGATGAAGGAATCATTAAGGTCAAGGAAGCTATATGTTGCAGGAGAGTTCTTATTGTTCTTGATGATGTCGATCATATCGATCAATTCAATGCCATCATTGGAATGCAGAAATGGTTATACCCAGGAAGTAAAATAATCATAACAACTAGATATGCAAGTTTGTTTAATGTTAATTATGAAGGTTGCTTGATACTTAAAATTATGGAATTGGATGATGATTCATCAATGCAGCTCTTTAGTTGGCATTTATTTGGCCAAGATCATCCTCCTGAAGGTTTTGTCAAGGTCTCTAAAAGGGTAGTAAACTACTGCAGTGGACTACCATTGGCTCTTCAGGTTTTGGCTTCTTCACTTCGAGGAAAAAGGGTAGATCTATGGGAAAGTGAATTAAGAAAGTTGGAAGAAATCCCTGATGGCAAGATTCAAAAAATTCTGAGAATAAGTTGTGATTCGCTTCAAGATGATCATGATAAGAACATATTCCTCGACATAGCTTGCTTTTTCGTGGGAATGGATAAAGATTATGTTGTCAAAATACTAGATGAATGTGGTTTCTACACAGTTGTTGGGCTTCAGAATCTCATTGATAGGTGTCTTATAACAGTCAATGAACACAAGCAGATAATGATGCATCAGCTAATTAGAGACATGGGACGAGAAATTGTTCGCCAGGAATCGCCTGAAGATCCTGGAAAACGCAGCAGATTGTGGAACCATGGGGATGCACTTACTGCCTTGAAAGAAAATACT CAGGGTTCAGAAGCAGTGAAGGCCCTTACTTTCAGCCCACCAAATGAGGTGGAATTGAAGTTAGAAGGATTGGCAAAGATGCAGAGGCTTAAATTACTCCAACTTTGCAATGTAAAACTCAAAGGAAGCTATGAAGATTTCCCTAAAAATTTGGTATGGTTGAGTTGGCGTGGATTTTCTTTGAAATCTATACCAATCAGTTTTGATCTGGAAAAGCTAGCTGTTCTTGAAATGCCGCATAGCTATCTCAAATGTCTCTGGGAAAGGAACAGG AATCTTCCAAACTTGAAGATCCTGAACCTCAGCCATTCGCATTTTCTTGTTACGACCCCCAACTTCAGAGGACTACCTAATCTCGAGAGATTGATACTCCAAGACTGCATAAACTTGGTTGAGATTGATGAATCTATTGAAGTTCTCCAGAGAATAGTTTTATTAAATCTAAGAGATTGCAAGAATCTCAGGAAGCTTCCAAGGAAACTTGCAAGCCTGAAATCACTTGAGGAACTAGTTTTATCCGGTTGCTTAGAACTCGATGAGCTACCCAAAGTGCTAGCAGAAATGAATTTGAAGGTTCTTGTTGTTGATGGTAATTCCATTAATCAACTAAACTCTACCTCAGATGATGCAAGTAAACTCAACTTCTTGTCTGCTACATCTTGGGATTCAACCTTCCATTCTTGGTTATCACCAAGAAAAGGCCCAAAATCAATGAAATTTTCATTCACCTTTTTACCAAGGACTTTGGTAACTCTAAGCCTTGCTAATTGTAATCTGTTAGATGATCATATTCCCAAAGATCTTAGCATGCTACCTTCCTTGCAACATTTGAACCTTGGTGGTAACCCAATTCATGCTCTGCCAGAAAGTATTAGCAGCCTCACTTCGCTTCGATCTCTTCTGTTAGACCACTGCGAAAGATTGCAATATCTTCCAGAGCTTCCCCCAACTCTGAAGGAATTGGATGTGAACCATTGTAGGTCACTGGAACGAATTACAAACTTACCTAACTTGTTCAGAAGATTGATTTTCAGATCTTATGGCTGTGAAAATCTTGATGAAGTTGAAGGTGCATTCAAATTACAACCCATAAGAAACATTGACATGGAGATGATCACTGCTTTGGGCATGTTCAATTTGGAATCCTTGGAAAGCTTTCAGGTGCAAATGGTTAATTGCTTAACAGGAACTCTAAGAACAACTTCAGTCCAG GTCTTGCACGAATGTGGAATATTTAGCATTTATATTCCAGGAAGCGAGATTCCAGGATGGTACAGCTACCAAAATGCAGGGCGTTCAATTTCTTTCAATGTGAATCGTGTTCAAGGGCATAAGATAATTGGGTTGAATTTGTGTGTTGTATATGCATTTGATCAACCTGCAAATCCTCGTTCAGATTATAAGATATGTGGTAAACCTTTCACACATATCAAGAACACAAATAACGGTTTATCCTGGAATTACAGCCCAACATTCTACGAGATTCCAGGAGAGCAAGCATATAATCTATGGTTGAGCCATTGGAAGTATGTGGATAAAATGGAAGATGGCGATGAAGTGTTTGTGGGAGTAGGTATGCCTTCGGGTATTCAAGTTATAAGGGTTGGAGTCCATCTTGTCTATGAGGAGGAAAAAGATGGTAGCCAAAGCCAATCAATTACTTCCTCTTCTTGGTATCAAGATCTCAGCAATGCAGATGTCTCAGCATTCCGGCACCGGACTGGGTATATTCTCGGCTATAATCACTATGGCCGTGATGTACAGAAACTTCGTTGGGATACATtacttaatggttttaataccAATAACAATCCCCAGGTAAGTACCATGGTCAATATTCTTACTAGGATACACAAGTGTCTGACTGATATGTTGTGA
- the LOC110642944 gene encoding disease resistance protein RPV1-like isoform X3: protein MIIYGIGGVGKTTIAKTVYNMNYDNFEGRSFLANIKETSEQLNGLLHIQRQLLSDILKDQPINIYNVDEGIIKVKEAICCRRVLIVLDDVDHIDQFNAIIGMQKWLYPGSKIIITTRYASLFNVNYEGCLILKIMELDDDSSMQLFSWHLFGQDHPPEGFVKVSKRVVNYCSGLPLALQVLASSLRGKRVDLWESELRKLEEIPDGKIQKILRISCDSLQDDHDKNIFLDIACFFVGMDKDYVVKILDECGFYTVVGLQNLIDRCLITVNEHKQIMMHQLIRDMGREIVRQESPEDPGKRSRLWNHGDALTALKENTQGSEAVKALTFSPPNEVELKLEGLAKMQRLKLLQLCNVKLKGSYEDFPKNLVWLSWRGFSLKSIPISFDLEKLAVLEMPHSYLKCLWERNRNLPNLKILNLSHSHFLVTTPNFRGLPNLERLILQDCINLVEIDESIEVLQRIVLLNLRDCKNLRKLPRKLASLKSLEELVLSGCLELDELPKVLAEMNLKVLVVDGNSINQLNSTSDDASKLNFLSATSWDSTFHSWLSPRKGPKSMKFSFTFLPRTLVTLSLANCNLLDDHIPKDLSMLPSLQHLNLGGNPIHALPESISSLTSLRSLLLDHCERLQYLPELPPTLKELDVNHCRSLERITNLPNLFRRLIFRSYGCENLDEVEGAFKLQPIRNIDMEMITALGMFNLESLESFQVQMVNCLTGTLRTTSVQVLHECGIFSIYIPGSEIPGWYSYQNAGRSISFNVNRVQGHKIIGLNLCVVYAFDQPANPRSDYKICGKPFTHIKNTNNGLSWNYSPTFYEIPGEQAYNLWLSHWKYVDKMEDGDEVFVGVGMPSGIQVIRVGVHLVYEEEKDGSQSQSITSSSWYQDLSNADVSAFRHRTGYILGYNHYGRDVQKLRWDTLLNGFNTNNNPQVSTMVNILTRIHKCLTDML from the exons ATGATAATTTATGGAATTGGAGGGGTGGGGAAGACAACCATTGCAAAAACAGTTTATAACATGAACTATGACAATTTTGAAGGAAGAAGCTTTCTTGCAAACATTAAAGAAACTTCTGAACAGCTCAATGGTTTGCTTCACATACAAAGACAACTTCTGTCTGATATCCTAAAAGACCAACCAATCAATATTTACAATGTAGATGAAGGAATCATTAAGGTCAAGGAAGCTATATGTTGCAGGAGAGTTCTTATTGTTCTTGATGATGTCGATCATATCGATCAATTCAATGCCATCATTGGAATGCAGAAATGGTTATACCCAGGAAGTAAAATAATCATAACAACTAGATATGCAAGTTTGTTTAATGTTAATTATGAAGGTTGCTTGATACTTAAAATTATGGAATTGGATGATGATTCATCAATGCAGCTCTTTAGTTGGCATTTATTTGGCCAAGATCATCCTCCTGAAGGTTTTGTCAAGGTCTCTAAAAGGGTAGTAAACTACTGCAGTGGACTACCATTGGCTCTTCAGGTTTTGGCTTCTTCACTTCGAGGAAAAAGGGTAGATCTATGGGAAAGTGAATTAAGAAAGTTGGAAGAAATCCCTGATGGCAAGATTCAAAAAATTCTGAGAATAAGTTGTGATTCGCTTCAAGATGATCATGATAAGAACATATTCCTCGACATAGCTTGCTTTTTCGTGGGAATGGATAAAGATTATGTTGTCAAAATACTAGATGAATGTGGTTTCTACACAGTTGTTGGGCTTCAGAATCTCATTGATAGGTGTCTTATAACAGTCAATGAACACAAGCAGATAATGATGCATCAGCTAATTAGAGACATGGGACGAGAAATTGTTCGCCAGGAATCGCCTGAAGATCCTGGAAAACGCAGCAGATTGTGGAACCATGGGGATGCACTTACTGCCTTGAAAGAAAATACT CAGGGTTCAGAAGCAGTGAAGGCCCTTACTTTCAGCCCACCAAATGAGGTGGAATTGAAGTTAGAAGGATTGGCAAAGATGCAGAGGCTTAAATTACTCCAACTTTGCAATGTAAAACTCAAAGGAAGCTATGAAGATTTCCCTAAAAATTTGGTATGGTTGAGTTGGCGTGGATTTTCTTTGAAATCTATACCAATCAGTTTTGATCTGGAAAAGCTAGCTGTTCTTGAAATGCCGCATAGCTATCTCAAATGTCTCTGGGAAAGGAACAGG AATCTTCCAAACTTGAAGATCCTGAACCTCAGCCATTCGCATTTTCTTGTTACGACCCCCAACTTCAGAGGACTACCTAATCTCGAGAGATTGATACTCCAAGACTGCATAAACTTGGTTGAGATTGATGAATCTATTGAAGTTCTCCAGAGAATAGTTTTATTAAATCTAAGAGATTGCAAGAATCTCAGGAAGCTTCCAAGGAAACTTGCAAGCCTGAAATCACTTGAGGAACTAGTTTTATCCGGTTGCTTAGAACTCGATGAGCTACCCAAAGTGCTAGCAGAAATGAATTTGAAGGTTCTTGTTGTTGATGGTAATTCCATTAATCAACTAAACTCTACCTCAGATGATGCAAGTAAACTCAACTTCTTGTCTGCTACATCTTGGGATTCAACCTTCCATTCTTGGTTATCACCAAGAAAAGGCCCAAAATCAATGAAATTTTCATTCACCTTTTTACCAAGGACTTTGGTAACTCTAAGCCTTGCTAATTGTAATCTGTTAGATGATCATATTCCCAAAGATCTTAGCATGCTACCTTCCTTGCAACATTTGAACCTTGGTGGTAACCCAATTCATGCTCTGCCAGAAAGTATTAGCAGCCTCACTTCGCTTCGATCTCTTCTGTTAGACCACTGCGAAAGATTGCAATATCTTCCAGAGCTTCCCCCAACTCTGAAGGAATTGGATGTGAACCATTGTAGGTCACTGGAACGAATTACAAACTTACCTAACTTGTTCAGAAGATTGATTTTCAGATCTTATGGCTGTGAAAATCTTGATGAAGTTGAAGGTGCATTCAAATTACAACCCATAAGAAACATTGACATGGAGATGATCACTGCTTTGGGCATGTTCAATTTGGAATCCTTGGAAAGCTTTCAGGTGCAAATGGTTAATTGCTTAACAGGAACTCTAAGAACAACTTCAGTCCAG GTCTTGCACGAATGTGGAATATTTAGCATTTATATTCCAGGAAGCGAGATTCCAGGATGGTACAGCTACCAAAATGCAGGGCGTTCAATTTCTTTCAATGTGAATCGTGTTCAAGGGCATAAGATAATTGGGTTGAATTTGTGTGTTGTATATGCATTTGATCAACCTGCAAATCCTCGTTCAGATTATAAGATATGTGGTAAACCTTTCACACATATCAAGAACACAAATAACGGTTTATCCTGGAATTACAGCCCAACATTCTACGAGATTCCAGGAGAGCAAGCATATAATCTATGGTTGAGCCATTGGAAGTATGTGGATAAAATGGAAGATGGCGATGAAGTGTTTGTGGGAGTAGGTATGCCTTCGGGTATTCAAGTTATAAGGGTTGGAGTCCATCTTGTCTATGAGGAGGAAAAAGATGGTAGCCAAAGCCAATCAATTACTTCCTCTTCTTGGTATCAAGATCTCAGCAATGCAGATGTCTCAGCATTCCGGCACCGGACTGGGTATATTCTCGGCTATAATCACTATGGCCGTGATGTACAGAAACTTCGTTGGGATACATtacttaatggttttaataccAATAACAATCCCCAGGTAAGTACCATGGTCAATATTCTTACTAGGATACACAAGTGTCTGACTGATATGTTGTGA